Proteins from a single region of Paenibacillus sp. BIHB 4019:
- the ypeB gene encoding germination protein YpeB has translation MVYKRISAVLFPIAAILLVGSLYWGYQEHQEKNAVLMKAENQYQRAFHNLTYHVDKLHQQLGNTLAVNSTSQAYHRKGLVNVWRLTSEAQNEISQLPLSMLPFDKAEEFLSRISNFAYKTSVRDLTKQPLSEDEFKTLKTLYANSKDISKDLQGMQEKVLSNHLRWMDVELSLAAKEAKGDQTIVDGFKGVDKKVSSYPEINWGPSVSSMYEKRPISMLSGKAVTPEEIKQRAAKFAGKKGDGKEIRVAENGKGTEYASYSAVLSEHKSGSTIHMDFSQKGGQLIAYMDPREIGEKQLDIEQARSAAEKFLNEHGFDGMKAVSYDAYDNAGTFGFVGNQDDVLIYPDKLTVKVALDNGDIAALQANEYVFEHHKRTLPKAGISKADARKALNPDMKVSKEQMALIKNDDGNEVLCYEYTGRINDSDYRIYINADSGMEESIEVLSSLDKVASSGK, from the coding sequence ATGGTTTATAAACGGATAAGCGCGGTGCTGTTCCCAATTGCGGCTATTTTGCTCGTAGGTTCGCTCTATTGGGGCTATCAGGAGCATCAGGAGAAAAACGCTGTATTGATGAAGGCGGAAAATCAGTATCAACGGGCGTTCCATAATTTAACTTACCATGTGGATAAGCTGCATCAGCAGCTTGGCAATACGTTAGCCGTCAATTCCACCTCGCAAGCGTATCACCGAAAAGGGCTCGTTAACGTATGGCGGCTCACAAGCGAGGCGCAGAACGAAATTAGCCAGCTGCCGCTGTCGATGCTTCCATTTGACAAGGCGGAGGAGTTTTTGTCGCGCATTTCCAATTTTGCCTATAAAACGTCCGTTCGCGATTTGACGAAGCAGCCGCTGTCTGAGGATGAATTCAAAACCCTCAAAACGCTGTACGCCAACTCCAAGGATATTTCAAAAGATTTGCAGGGCATGCAGGAAAAAGTGCTCTCGAATCATTTGCGCTGGATGGACGTTGAGCTTTCATTGGCTGCGAAGGAAGCCAAGGGCGACCAGACGATTGTCGATGGCTTCAAAGGTGTCGATAAGAAGGTAAGCAGCTATCCGGAAATTAACTGGGGTCCTTCGGTTTCAAGCATGTACGAGAAGCGCCCAATCAGCATGTTGAGCGGTAAAGCTGTTACGCCAGAGGAAATTAAGCAGCGCGCTGCCAAGTTTGCCGGCAAAAAAGGCGATGGCAAAGAAATTCGCGTTGCTGAAAATGGCAAAGGCACGGAATATGCCTCGTATTCCGCAGTGTTGTCCGAGCATAAGTCGGGCAGTACGATCCATATGGATTTTTCGCAAAAGGGCGGCCAACTGATCGCTTATATGGATCCCCGTGAAATTGGAGAGAAGCAGCTGGATATTGAGCAGGCGCGGTCTGCGGCTGAAAAGTTTTTGAATGAGCATGGCTTTGACGGCATGAAGGCGGTCAGCTATGACGCTTATGATAATGCAGGAACGTTCGGCTTCGTCGGCAACCAGGACGATGTACTGATTTATCCAGACAAGCTGACGGTCAAGGTTGCGCTTGATAATGGAGATATAGCGGCGCTGCAAGCGAATGAATATGTGTTCGAGCATCATAAGCGGACGCTGCCGAAGGCAGGCATCTCCAAAGCAGACGCGCGCAAGGCGCTGAACCCGGATATGAAAGTGTCCAAAGAGCAGATGGCGCTGATCAAAAATGATGACGGCAATGAAGTGCTGTGCTATGAATATACGGGCCGGATCAATGATAGCGATTACCGCATTTACATTAATGCAGACAGCGGTATGGAAGAATCGATTGAAGTGCTGTCTTCGCTTGACAAAGTGGCAAGTTCCGGTAAATAA
- a CDS encoding PilZ domain-containing protein: MLPKINQMLFFQIASSDEAEAAIEYKARIAEVLDEGFLIENPINSQNGRMKRMFLGDELSVYFVSEDGIKHFFNSHVLGFREDVVKLVKIRKPDLDQITKVQRRNFLRVAAELEIAVKTPDQVRFVALTDDVGGGGISFICDGKWPISQGQVLECWLLVPYKNGSIEHASFNAEIVRVVKLETGRNQAMIKFAGINDSDRQRIIRYCFERQLEFRNR; the protein is encoded by the coding sequence TTGTTGCCGAAAATTAATCAAATGTTATTTTTCCAAATTGCTTCTTCTGATGAAGCAGAAGCTGCCATCGAGTACAAGGCGCGTATTGCCGAGGTGCTGGATGAAGGTTTTTTGATTGAGAACCCAATAAATAGCCAAAATGGCAGAATGAAAAGAATGTTTTTGGGAGACGAGCTTTCGGTCTATTTTGTATCGGAGGACGGAATCAAGCATTTCTTTAATTCCCACGTTCTTGGTTTCCGGGAAGACGTCGTCAAGCTGGTCAAAATTCGGAAGCCGGACCTTGACCAGATTACAAAGGTGCAGCGGCGCAATTTTCTGCGGGTAGCTGCAGAGCTTGAAATCGCAGTAAAAACGCCGGATCAGGTCCGCTTCGTGGCGCTTACAGATGATGTTGGAGGCGGCGGAATCTCGTTCATTTGCGATGGGAAATGGCCGATTTCCCAAGGTCAGGTGCTGGAGTGCTGGCTGCTTGTTCCTTATAAAAATGGGTCCATAGAGCATGCATCCTTCAATGCGGAAATCGTGCGGGTCGTAAAGCTTGAAACGGGGCGCAATCAGGCGATGATTAAATTTGCCGGCATTAATGATTCAGACCGCCAGCGGATTATTCGCTATTGCTTTGAGCGCCAGCTGGAATTCCGCAACCGCTGA
- the cmk gene encoding (d)CMP kinase: MQQDGDGERINIAIDGPAGAGKSTVARKVAEQLGYVYIDTGAMYRAVTYSSQQAGIKPQEAGKLADHVTHLDIKLQAGDNGQTVFLNGENVTEQIRSRDVTLNVSHYAANEAVRQFLGAAQRRLAEEKGVVMDGRDIGSHVLPNAELKVFLTASVEERALRRYKELAGKQPVTLEQLAEEISQRDQLDEQREISPLVRAEDAILLDSTAMSIEEVAQAIVKLSRTKLAGAK; encoded by the coding sequence ATGCAGCAAGACGGTGACGGCGAGCGGATCAACATTGCTATCGATGGACCTGCTGGGGCAGGGAAAAGCACAGTAGCGCGTAAAGTTGCCGAACAATTAGGATATGTATACATTGATACAGGTGCTATGTATCGAGCCGTGACCTATAGTTCGCAGCAGGCGGGCATTAAGCCGCAGGAAGCTGGCAAGCTTGCTGACCATGTGACGCATCTGGACATTAAGCTGCAGGCAGGCGACAATGGACAGACTGTATTTTTGAATGGGGAAAATGTCACCGAACAAATCCGTTCACGCGATGTGACGCTGAATGTGTCTCATTATGCGGCGAATGAAGCGGTCAGACAATTTCTTGGCGCAGCGCAGCGCAGGCTGGCTGAGGAGAAAGGTGTTGTAATGGATGGCAGGGACATCGGTTCCCATGTGCTTCCGAACGCTGAGTTGAAGGTTTTTTTAACAGCATCCGTTGAGGAGCGTGCGCTTCGCAGGTACAAGGAGCTAGCCGGCAAGCAGCCGGTGACGCTGGAACAGCTTGCAGAAGAAATTTCGCAGCGTGACCAACTGGATGAACAGCGGGAAATTTCACCGCTCGTCCGCGCTGAAGACGCAATCCTGCTGGACAGCACGGCGATGTCGATTGAAGAGGTCGCTCAGGCTATTGTCAAATTAAGCAGAACCAAATTGGCGGGGGCGAAGTAA
- a CDS encoding lysophospholipid acyltransferase family protein, with protein MLYLLFRFLLRVLYICLFRLEAKGLENIPADGPVILCANHVSNFDPPTVGVKVPRKVHYMAKAELFKIPVFGPLIRAFGAFPVKRGGVSKEAIKSAITLLKEGNVMGIFPEGSRRNQGGEAKKGAAMIALRSNAVVIPVAIVGNYSLFRKVTVYYGKPVDLTAFIDDSSPDKLDRLTDAIMKDVRALIAANKQT; from the coding sequence ATGTTATACCTGTTGTTCCGATTTCTTCTCCGCGTGCTTTATATATGCCTATTCCGTCTTGAAGCCAAAGGGCTTGAGAATATACCTGCTGACGGGCCGGTCATCTTATGCGCCAATCACGTCAGCAATTTTGACCCGCCTACGGTCGGTGTCAAAGTTCCACGGAAAGTCCATTATATGGCGAAAGCGGAATTGTTTAAAATTCCGGTTTTCGGACCGCTCATTCGGGCATTTGGAGCTTTTCCAGTTAAGCGCGGAGGCGTAAGCAAAGAGGCGATCAAATCAGCGATTACCCTGCTGAAGGAAGGCAATGTAATGGGTATTTTCCCGGAAGGCTCTCGCCGCAATCAAGGCGGGGAAGCGAAGAAGGGGGCGGCAATGATTGCGCTTCGCAGCAATGCGGTTGTTATACCTGTGGCAATTGTGGGTAATTATTCCTTGTTTCGCAAAGTAACGGTTTATTATGGCAAGCCGGTTGATCTTACCGCATTTATTGATGATTCTTCACCGGATAAGCTGGACCGTCTGACGGATGCGATAATGAAGGATGTTCGCGCTCTTATTGCAGCGAACAAACAAACATAG